One Azospirillum brasilense DNA window includes the following coding sequences:
- a CDS encoding c-type cytochrome — translation MNKHILGAALIAGIAMGAGAAQAADAAAGKDVFKQCMACHTAEQGKNKVGPSLFGVVGRPAAAIDGFKYSKPMQEKAAGGLTWTPDNLKAYITAPKEVVPGGTMAFAGIKDAGKVDDLVAFLAEQK, via the coding sequence ATGAACAAGCATATCCTGGGCGCCGCCCTGATCGCCGGCATTGCCATGGGCGCGGGCGCCGCGCAGGCCGCTGACGCCGCCGCCGGTAAGGACGTCTTCAAGCAGTGCATGGCCTGCCACACGGCCGAGCAGGGCAAGAACAAGGTCGGCCCGTCGCTGTTCGGCGTCGTTGGCCGCCCGGCCGCCGCCATCGACGGCTTCAAGTACTCCAAGCCGATGCAGGAGAAGGCCGCCGGCGGTCTGACCTGGACCCCGGACAACCTGAAGGCCTACATCACCGCCCCGAAGGAAGTCGTTCCGGGTGGCACGATGGCCTTCGCCGGCATCAAGGACGCCGGCAAGGTGGACGACCTGGTTGCCTTCCTGGCCGAGCAGAAGTAA
- the pepN gene encoding aminopeptidase N, with protein MDKGTPKAIRLQDYRPPAHLIDTVDLFFDLGEEVTTVRAQLGLRRNPARDDASALPLTLDGQRLELVSVALNGQPLGDADYTVTPDHLTVHSVPETFTLETVVRIKPQENTALEGLYKSSGNFCSQCEAEGFRKITYFADRPDVMARYTTTITADKARYPVLLSNGNLMESGDLPDGRHRAVWEDPFPKPCYLFALVAGTLVHQEDRFRTASGRDVTLRIYVEPGNEDKVDHAMRSLIKSMRWDEEVFGLEYDLNIFNIVAVGDFNMGAMENKSLNVFNTKYILAKPETATDQDFLGIEAVVAHEYFHNWTGNRVTCRDWFQLSLKEGLTVFRDQEFSSDMNSRAVKRIADVQRLRTVQFPEDSGAMAHPVRPDSYVEINNFYTPTVYDKGSEVIRMYHTLLGPQGFRKGMDLYFQRHDGQAVTCDDFAAAMSDATGVDLTQFKRWYRQAGTPELDVAGAYDGASKTYRLTVKQTVPPTPGQPVKEPMHIPLVMGLLGPDGADLPLRLTGEAEPAGTSRTLHVTEVEQTFTFVDVPARPVPSLLRGFSAPVKLRADLTDGDLTFLMANDSDAFNRWEAGQTLATRLLLSLVADRQAGRELALPQSFIDAVGAVLKDADQDPAFAAQALVLPTESYLGTQMEVIDPDAIHAVREFARRRLAEALRPGWLDTHRRNAGNEPFSVDAAAIGRRALKNLCLAYLMALEDEEALGLCLGQYRGAQAMTDVMAALQFLSNSNAPERDEAIAAFYERWKGEALVVDKWFGVQATSHRPDALERVTELLAHPAFEIRNPNKVYALIGGFAGGNPVRFHDTSGAGYRFLADQVLRLDPMNPQVAARMVGPFSRLRRYDAPRRALMKAELERIVATPGLSPDVFEVASKSLEAAG; from the coding sequence ATGGACAAAGGCACGCCCAAGGCCATCCGCCTGCAGGACTACCGCCCGCCCGCGCACCTGATCGACACGGTCGATCTGTTCTTCGACCTCGGCGAGGAGGTGACTACGGTCCGCGCGCAGCTCGGGCTGCGGCGCAACCCGGCGCGCGACGATGCGTCAGCGCTGCCGCTGACGCTGGACGGGCAGCGGCTGGAACTGGTGTCCGTGGCACTGAACGGACAGCCACTGGGCGATGCCGACTACACCGTCACGCCGGACCATCTGACCGTCCACAGCGTGCCGGAAACCTTCACGCTGGAAACCGTCGTCCGCATCAAGCCACAGGAGAACACGGCGCTGGAAGGGCTCTACAAATCCTCCGGCAACTTCTGCAGCCAGTGCGAGGCGGAGGGCTTCCGCAAGATCACCTATTTCGCCGACCGGCCCGACGTGATGGCCCGCTACACCACCACGATCACCGCGGACAAGGCGCGCTACCCAGTGCTGCTGTCCAACGGCAATCTCATGGAATCCGGCGACCTGCCCGACGGGCGCCACCGCGCGGTGTGGGAGGACCCCTTCCCCAAGCCCTGCTACCTGTTCGCCCTGGTCGCCGGCACGCTGGTGCATCAGGAGGACCGCTTCCGCACCGCGTCCGGCCGCGACGTCACCCTGCGCATCTATGTCGAGCCGGGGAACGAGGACAAGGTCGACCACGCCATGCGCTCGCTCATCAAGTCGATGCGCTGGGACGAGGAAGTGTTCGGGCTGGAGTACGACCTCAACATCTTCAACATCGTCGCGGTCGGCGACTTCAACATGGGGGCGATGGAGAACAAGTCGCTCAACGTCTTCAACACCAAATACATCCTGGCGAAGCCGGAAACCGCCACCGACCAGGATTTCCTGGGCATCGAGGCCGTGGTGGCGCACGAGTATTTCCACAACTGGACTGGCAACCGCGTCACCTGCCGCGACTGGTTCCAGCTCTCGCTGAAGGAAGGGCTGACCGTCTTCCGCGATCAGGAATTCTCCAGCGACATGAATTCGAGGGCGGTCAAGCGCATCGCCGACGTGCAGCGCCTGCGCACCGTGCAGTTCCCCGAGGATTCGGGCGCCATGGCGCACCCCGTGCGCCCGGACAGCTATGTGGAGATCAACAACTTCTACACCCCCACCGTCTACGACAAGGGGTCTGAAGTCATCCGCATGTACCACACGCTGCTGGGGCCGCAGGGCTTCCGCAAGGGAATGGACCTGTATTTCCAGCGCCACGACGGGCAGGCGGTCACCTGCGACGATTTCGCGGCGGCGATGTCCGACGCAACCGGCGTGGACCTGACCCAGTTCAAGCGCTGGTACCGGCAGGCCGGCACGCCGGAGCTGGATGTCGCCGGCGCCTATGACGGCGCATCGAAGACCTACCGGCTGACCGTGAAGCAGACCGTGCCGCCCACCCCCGGCCAGCCGGTGAAGGAGCCGATGCACATCCCGCTGGTCATGGGGTTGCTCGGTCCGGACGGGGCGGACCTGCCGCTGCGCCTGACCGGCGAGGCGGAGCCGGCCGGCACCAGCCGCACCCTGCATGTCACCGAGGTCGAGCAGACCTTCACGTTCGTCGACGTGCCGGCCCGCCCGGTTCCGTCACTGCTGCGCGGCTTCTCCGCCCCGGTGAAGCTGCGGGCCGACCTGACGGACGGCGACCTGACCTTCCTGATGGCCAACGACAGCGACGCCTTCAACCGCTGGGAGGCCGGCCAGACGCTGGCCACCCGCCTCCTGCTCTCCCTCGTCGCCGACCGTCAGGCCGGGCGGGAACTGGCGCTGCCCCAAAGCTTCATCGACGCGGTGGGCGCCGTTCTGAAGGACGCCGACCAGGATCCGGCCTTCGCCGCGCAGGCCCTGGTGCTGCCGACCGAGAGCTACCTCGGCACGCAGATGGAGGTGATCGACCCCGACGCCATCCACGCCGTGCGCGAGTTCGCCCGCCGCCGGCTGGCCGAAGCTCTGCGACCGGGCTGGCTCGACACGCACCGCCGCAACGCGGGCAACGAGCCCTTCTCGGTGGACGCGGCGGCGATCGGGCGGCGCGCGCTGAAGAATCTGTGCCTCGCCTACCTGATGGCGCTGGAGGATGAGGAGGCGCTGGGCCTCTGCCTCGGCCAGTATCGCGGCGCCCAGGCAATGACCGACGTGATGGCGGCGCTGCAGTTCCTCAGCAATTCCAACGCGCCGGAGCGGGACGAGGCCATCGCCGCTTTCTACGAGCGCTGGAAGGGGGAGGCGCTGGTGGTCGACAAGTGGTTCGGCGTGCAGGCGACCTCGCACCGCCCCGATGCCCTGGAGCGGGTGACGGAACTGCTCGCCCATCCCGCCTTCGAGATCCGCAACCCGAACAAGGTCTACGCCCTGATCGGCGGCTTCGCGGGCGGCAACCCGGTGCGCTTCCACGACACCAGCGGGGCGGGCTATCGCTTCCTGGCCGATCAGGTTCTTCGGCTCGACCCGATGAACCCGCAGGTGGCGGCGCGCATGGTCGGTCCCTTCTCGCGTCTGCGCCGCTACGATGCGCCGCGCCGCGCCCTGATGAAAGCCGAGTTGGAGCGCATCGTCGCCACGCCGGGCCTGTCGCCCGACGTCTTCGAGGTGGCGAGCAAGAGCCTGGAGGCGGCCGGCTGA
- a CDS encoding DUF305 domain-containing protein, whose translation MSYWRFLAMIVVSTIVMFGLMYLNTYALDHVFYSQTRTWMALVMGATMAIIMIGFMWSMYRSTATNLAIVVAGIAVFEGALWLVRSQETVDDVSYMKAMIPHHSIAIMTSERAHIRDPRVRELADRIIEAQVREIGEMKALIGDLERNPTPDAAPDLLSYRERGAPPPEKE comes from the coding sequence ATGAGCTACTGGCGCTTTCTGGCGATGATTGTGGTCTCGACGATCGTGATGTTCGGGCTGATGTATTTGAACACCTACGCCCTCGACCATGTGTTCTACAGCCAGACGCGGACCTGGATGGCCTTGGTGATGGGGGCCACGATGGCGATCATCATGATCGGCTTCATGTGGTCCATGTACAGAAGCACCGCTACCAACCTCGCCATCGTGGTGGCGGGCATCGCGGTGTTCGAAGGAGCGCTGTGGCTGGTGCGCAGCCAGGAAACCGTGGATGACGTGTCCTATATGAAGGCGATGATTCCACACCATTCCATCGCGATCATGACCAGTGAACGCGCCCACATCCGCGATCCGCGCGTGCGCGAACTGGCGGATCGCATCATCGAGGCGCAGGTGCGGGAAATCGGCGAGATGAAAGCGTTGATCGGCGATCTGGAGCGCAACCCCACACCGGATGCGGCGCCGGATCTGCTGTCCTATCGCGAACGGGGAGCGCCTCCTCCGGAAAAGGAATAG
- a CDS encoding HesB/IscA family protein, whose amino-acid sequence MATASTASLPKALSITDAAADRVKALMAKATDDYIGLRIGVKAKGCSGLSYDVQYAKEKMKFDEVVEDKGVTVLIDPAAVMFLIGSEMDYVDDKFQTGFVFKNPNEKGRCGCGESFHV is encoded by the coding sequence ATGGCTACGGCTTCTACGGCTTCTCTCCCCAAGGCCCTTTCCATCACCGACGCTGCGGCGGACCGCGTGAAAGCGCTGATGGCGAAGGCGACGGACGACTACATCGGCCTGCGCATCGGCGTGAAGGCGAAGGGCTGCTCCGGCCTCAGCTACGACGTGCAGTACGCCAAGGAAAAGATGAAGTTCGACGAGGTGGTCGAGGACAAGGGCGTCACCGTCCTGATTGATCCCGCCGCCGTGATGTTCCTGATCGGCAGCGAGATGGACTACGTCGACGACAAGTTCCAGACCGGATTCGTCTTCAAGAATCCGAATGAGAAGGGCCGCTGCGGCTGCGGCGAGAGCTTCCACGTTTGA
- a CDS encoding iron-sulfur cluster assembly protein gives MPDDAISKEADAAEAKPMNQTEADMAAAKAAYDPRAALSEAVISALKSCYDPEIPVDIWELGLIYRVDIGPNNEVEIDMTLTSPMCPVAGELPMQVQQAVASVEDVTTCKVELVWEPPWRQDMMSEVARVQLDMF, from the coding sequence ATGCCCGATGACGCGATCTCCAAGGAAGCCGACGCCGCGGAGGCCAAGCCGATGAACCAGACCGAAGCGGACATGGCTGCGGCCAAGGCCGCCTACGACCCGCGCGCCGCGCTGAGCGAGGCGGTGATCTCGGCGCTGAAGAGCTGCTACGACCCGGAAATCCCCGTGGACATCTGGGAGCTGGGGTTGATCTACCGCGTCGACATCGGCCCGAACAACGAGGTCGAGATCGACATGACCCTGACCAGTCCCATGTGCCCGGTGGCCGGCGAACTGCCGATGCAGGTGCAGCAGGCGGTTGCGTCCGTCGAGGACGTCACCACATGCAAGGTTGAGCTGGTTTGGGAACCGCCCTGGCGCCAGGACATGATGTCCGAGGTCGCGCGGGTCCAACTGGATATGTTCTAA
- the sufU gene encoding Fe-S cluster assembly sulfur transfer protein SufU gives MMDELRELYQEVILDHGKNPRNFRHPDDANREAKGENPMCGDRFMVYLKLKDGVVEDVAFQGRGCAISTASASMMTEVVKGKTEAEAKALFETFHDLCTKDDHDHGDHGPVDEDAMERLMVLSGVRQFPVRVKCATLAWHAMNAAIEGEDKASSE, from the coding sequence ATGATGGACGAACTGCGCGAGCTGTACCAGGAAGTGATCCTGGACCACGGCAAGAACCCCCGGAACTTCCGGCATCCCGACGATGCCAACCGGGAGGCCAAGGGCGAGAACCCCATGTGCGGCGACCGCTTCATGGTCTATCTGAAGCTGAAGGACGGGGTGGTCGAGGATGTGGCCTTCCAGGGCCGCGGCTGCGCCATCTCCACCGCCAGCGCGTCCATGATGACCGAGGTGGTCAAGGGCAAGACCGAGGCGGAGGCCAAGGCCCTGTTCGAGACCTTCCACGACCTCTGCACCAAGGACGACCACGACCACGGTGACCACGGTCCGGTGGACGAGGACGCCATGGAGCGGCTGATGGTGCTGTCCGGCGTCCGTCAGTTCCCGGTGCGCGTGAAATGCGCCACCCTCGCCTGGCACGCGATGAACGCGGCCATCGAAGGCGAGGACAAGGCGAGCAGCGAGTAA
- a CDS encoding cysteine desulfurase — MDTQIALPTFDVERVRADFPILSRTVHERKGKPGKPLVYLDSAASAQKPRQVIDAMTRFLEEDYSNIHRGVHFLSQTATDQFEEARRKVARFLNAPSERNIVFTRSATEAVNLVAHSYGRTFLSEGDEIIVSVMEHHANIVPWQLLQMDKGIRIRVVPVDEHGVLDLNAYEDLLSDRTKLVAMTHCSNVLGTVTPAKIIARMAHERGVPVLFDGSQAAVHGVVDVQDIDADFYIMTGHKLYGPTGTGVLYGKYDLLKKMPPYQGGGDMIESVSFEGTTFKAPPARFEAGTPAITEVIGLGVALDYMETLGREAIAAHEHDLLQYATQQLSQIDGLRVYGTAPGKGPIISFTLEGVHPHDLGTIVDQYGVAVRVGRHCAEPLMDRFGVGATARASFALYNTRAEADALVESVIAVKEFFGA, encoded by the coding sequence ATGGACACCCAGATCGCCCTCCCCACCTTCGATGTGGAGCGCGTCCGCGCCGACTTCCCCATCCTGTCGCGCACCGTGCATGAGCGGAAGGGCAAGCCCGGCAAGCCGCTCGTCTATCTGGACAGCGCCGCCTCCGCGCAGAAGCCGCGGCAGGTCATCGACGCCATGACCCGCTTCCTGGAGGAGGATTATTCCAACATCCACCGGGGCGTCCATTTCTTGTCGCAGACCGCGACCGACCAGTTCGAGGAGGCCCGCCGCAAGGTCGCCCGCTTCCTGAACGCCCCGTCGGAGCGCAACATCGTCTTCACCCGCAGCGCGACCGAGGCCGTCAACCTCGTCGCCCACAGCTATGGCCGGACCTTCCTGTCGGAGGGCGACGAGATCATCGTCTCGGTCATGGAGCACCACGCCAACATCGTGCCGTGGCAGCTCCTGCAGATGGACAAAGGCATCCGCATCCGCGTCGTTCCCGTGGACGAGCACGGCGTGCTGGACCTGAACGCCTACGAGGACCTGCTGTCCGACCGCACGAAGCTGGTGGCGATGACCCACTGCTCCAACGTGCTGGGCACGGTGACGCCGGCCAAGATCATCGCCCGCATGGCGCACGAGCGCGGCGTGCCGGTCCTGTTCGACGGCAGCCAGGCCGCGGTGCACGGCGTGGTGGACGTCCAGGACATCGACGCCGACTTTTACATCATGACCGGCCACAAGCTCTACGGCCCGACCGGGACCGGCGTGCTGTACGGCAAGTACGACCTGCTGAAGAAGATGCCCCCCTATCAGGGCGGCGGCGACATGATCGAGAGCGTCAGCTTCGAAGGCACCACCTTCAAGGCCCCGCCGGCCCGCTTCGAGGCCGGCACCCCGGCCATCACCGAGGTGATCGGGCTGGGCGTGGCGCTGGACTACATGGAGACGCTGGGCCGCGAGGCCATCGCGGCGCACGAGCACGACCTGCTCCAATACGCCACGCAGCAGCTTTCCCAGATCGACGGCCTGCGCGTCTACGGCACCGCGCCGGGCAAAGGCCCGATCATCTCCTTCACGCTGGAGGGGGTGCACCCGCACGACCTCGGCACCATCGTGGACCAGTACGGCGTCGCCGTCCGCGTCGGCCGCCACTGCGCCGAGCCGCTGATGGACCGTTTCGGGGTCGGCGCCACGGCGCGGGCCAGCTTCGCCCTTTACAACACGCGGGCGGAAGCCGACGCTCTGGTCGAATCGGTGATCGCGGTGAAGGAGTTCTTCGGAGCATGA
- the sufD gene encoding Fe-S cluster assembly protein SufD, with protein MATTTLTKAPRGYDPAAAKPFLEQFDRVKDGLPGAGLSWLNDLRSQGHDRFAALGLPTVKNESWRYTNLRALDKLAFQPATDAGEAVRFDVLPTVRADGATGPRLVFVDGRFRAELSSTAGLPAGVELLNLADALTRKPDLVAEHLGRIAAPDDQPLVALNTAFLADGPVLHVPRGVTVEETIELVFVSVGTEAQPTAFHPRGLIVAEAESRAVIVEHHVGLGSCTTLSNGVTEVFVGAGASIHHYKVQREHTEAFHLSHTAAKVAGKGVYDNFILTIGAKLSRNEVNSVLDGEEGDTHVSGAYMVRGGQHVDTTTFIDHAKPCCTSREVYKGVIDDQARAVFQGKIIVRPDAQKTDGYQQNRALLLSDTAEIDAKPELEIYADDVKCSHGATVGELDDDQLFYLRARGIDKDTARGLLIGAFLSEALEEIAEESVRDAFQSYVANWQNAR; from the coding sequence ATGGCGACGACAACCCTCACGAAGGCGCCGCGGGGCTACGACCCGGCGGCGGCCAAGCCCTTCCTGGAGCAGTTCGACCGGGTCAAGGACGGCCTGCCCGGCGCCGGCCTGTCCTGGCTGAACGACCTGCGCAGCCAGGGCCATGACCGCTTCGCCGCGCTCGGCCTGCCGACCGTGAAGAACGAGTCCTGGCGCTACACCAACCTGCGCGCGCTCGACAAGCTGGCCTTCCAGCCGGCCACGGACGCCGGCGAGGCTGTCCGCTTCGACGTGCTGCCGACGGTGCGCGCGGACGGCGCGACCGGCCCGCGTCTGGTCTTCGTGGACGGGCGCTTCCGGGCGGAGCTGTCCTCCACCGCCGGTCTGCCGGCGGGGGTGGAGCTGCTGAACCTCGCCGACGCCCTGACGCGCAAGCCCGATCTGGTGGCTGAGCATTTGGGCCGCATCGCCGCCCCCGACGATCAGCCGCTGGTCGCTCTGAACACCGCCTTCCTAGCGGATGGCCCGGTCCTGCACGTGCCGCGCGGCGTCACGGTGGAGGAGACCATCGAGCTGGTCTTCGTCTCCGTCGGCACCGAGGCGCAGCCCACCGCCTTCCACCCGCGTGGCCTGATCGTCGCGGAGGCGGAATCCCGCGCCGTGATCGTCGAGCATCACGTGGGCCTGGGCTCCTGCACCACCCTGTCGAACGGCGTGACCGAGGTCTTCGTCGGCGCAGGCGCGTCGATCCACCACTACAAGGTCCAGCGCGAGCACACGGAGGCCTTCCACCTGTCGCACACCGCGGCGAAGGTGGCCGGCAAGGGCGTGTACGACAACTTCATCCTGACCATCGGCGCCAAGCTGTCGCGCAACGAGGTGAACAGCGTCCTGGACGGCGAGGAAGGCGACACGCATGTCAGCGGCGCCTACATGGTGCGCGGTGGCCAGCACGTCGACACCACGACCTTCATCGACCACGCCAAGCCCTGCTGCACCAGCCGCGAGGTCTACAAGGGCGTGATCGACGACCAGGCCCGCGCCGTCTTCCAGGGCAAGATCATCGTGCGCCCCGACGCGCAGAAGACCGACGGCTACCAGCAGAACCGCGCGCTCCTGCTCTCCGACACCGCGGAGATCGACGCGAAGCCGGAGCTGGAGATCTACGCCGACGACGTGAAGTGCAGCCACGGCGCCACGGTGGGCGAGCTGGACGACGACCAGCTCTTCTACCTGCGCGCCCGCGGCATCGACAAGGATACGGCGCGCGGCCTGTTGATCGGCGCCTTCCTGTCCGAGGCGCTGGAGGAGATCGCCGAGGAGAGCGTCCGCGACGCCTTCCAGAGCTACGTCGCCAACTGGCAGAACGCGCGCTGA
- the sufC gene encoding Fe-S cluster assembly ATPase SufC, with the protein MIEIKNLHATVDGKEILKGIDLTINPGEVHAIMGPNGSGKSTLSYVLAGRDGYEITEGSVSFFGKDLLEMEPEERAAAGLFLAFQYPVEIPGVANTTFLKSALNAIRKQRGEPELDAMQFLKLVREKTKALSMTDEMLKRAVNVGFSGGEKKRNETLQMAVLQPKFAILDETDSGLDIDALKIVAEGVNALRSPERSMLVITHYQRLLDYIVPDHVHVLAFGKIQRSGGKELALELEKNGYAEFGVNEAA; encoded by the coding sequence ATGATTGAGATCAAGAACCTGCACGCCACGGTGGACGGCAAGGAAATCCTCAAGGGCATCGACCTGACGATCAACCCGGGCGAGGTGCACGCCATCATGGGGCCGAACGGCTCGGGCAAGAGCACGCTCAGCTACGTGCTGGCCGGCCGCGACGGCTACGAGATCACCGAGGGCTCGGTGAGCTTCTTCGGCAAGGACCTGCTGGAGATGGAGCCGGAGGAGCGCGCCGCCGCCGGCTTGTTCCTGGCCTTCCAGTACCCGGTCGAGATCCCCGGCGTCGCCAACACCACCTTCCTGAAGTCCGCCCTGAACGCCATCCGCAAGCAGCGCGGCGAGCCGGAGCTGGACGCCATGCAGTTCCTGAAGCTGGTGCGCGAGAAGACCAAGGCGCTGAGCATGACCGACGAGATGCTGAAGCGCGCGGTCAACGTCGGCTTCTCGGGCGGCGAGAAGAAGCGCAACGAGACGCTCCAGATGGCCGTTCTCCAGCCGAAGTTCGCGATCCTCGACGAGACGGACAGCGGCCTGGACATCGACGCGCTGAAGATCGTCGCCGAAGGCGTGAACGCGCTCCGCTCGCCGGAGCGGTCGATGCTGGTCATCACCCACTACCAGCGCCTGCTCGACTACATCGTGCCGGACCATGTCCATGTGCTGGCCTTCGGCAAGATCCAGCGCTCCGGCGGCAAGGAGCTGGCGCTGGAGCTGGAGAAGAACGGCTACGCCGAGTTCGGCGTGAACGAGGCGGCCTGA
- the sufB gene encoding Fe-S cluster assembly protein SufB produces the protein MAATTETVEQVRAVTEQKYKYGFTTDIESDVAPKGLNEDIVRFISAKKEEPEWLLEWRLKAFRVWQEMEEPRHWAKLSFPPIDYQDAHYYAAPKMKDRPKSLDEVDPELLKTYEKLGIPLREQEILAGVEGAEGKSPAIAVDAVFDSVSVATTFKAKLEEMGIIFCAISEAVHKCPDLVQKYLGSVVPYTDNFYATLNCAVFTDGSFVYIPKGVRCPMELSTYFRINQANTGQFERTLIIADEGSYVSYLEGCTAPQRDENQLHAAVVELVALDDAQIKYSTVQNWYPGNAEGVGGIYNFVTKRGACRGRNSKISWTQVETGSAITWKYPSCILQGDNSVGEFYSVAITNNFQQADTGTKMIHIGKNTRSTIVSKGISAGRAQQTYRGLVKILPKAEGARNHTQCDSLLIGDQCGAHTVPYIENRNRTARVEHEATTAKISEDQLFYCRQRGLSEEDAVSLIVNGFCKEVLKELPMEFAVEAQKLVGISLEGSVG, from the coding sequence ATGGCCGCCACGACCGAAACCGTCGAACAGGTCCGCGCCGTCACGGAGCAGAAGTACAAGTACGGCTTCACGACGGACATCGAATCGGATGTCGCGCCCAAGGGCCTGAACGAGGACATCGTCCGCTTCATCTCCGCCAAGAAGGAGGAGCCGGAATGGCTTCTCGAATGGCGCCTGAAGGCGTTCCGCGTCTGGCAGGAGATGGAGGAGCCGCGCCACTGGGCGAAGCTGTCCTTCCCGCCGATCGACTATCAGGACGCGCACTACTACGCTGCGCCCAAGATGAAGGATCGCCCGAAGTCTCTGGACGAGGTCGATCCCGAGCTGCTGAAGACCTATGAGAAGCTGGGCATCCCGCTGCGCGAGCAGGAGATCCTGGCCGGCGTCGAAGGGGCCGAGGGCAAGAGCCCGGCCATAGCTGTGGACGCCGTGTTCGACAGCGTGTCGGTCGCGACCACCTTCAAGGCCAAGCTGGAGGAGATGGGCATCATCTTCTGCGCGATCTCCGAGGCCGTGCACAAGTGTCCGGATCTGGTCCAGAAGTACCTCGGCTCCGTCGTGCCCTACACCGACAACTTCTACGCGACGCTGAACTGCGCGGTCTTCACCGACGGCAGCTTCGTCTACATCCCGAAGGGCGTGCGCTGCCCGATGGAGCTGTCCACCTACTTCCGCATCAACCAGGCCAACACCGGCCAGTTCGAGCGGACGCTGATCATCGCCGACGAGGGCAGCTACGTCAGCTATCTGGAAGGCTGCACGGCGCCCCAGCGCGACGAGAACCAGCTGCACGCCGCAGTGGTCGAGCTGGTGGCTCTGGACGACGCGCAGATCAAGTACTCGACGGTCCAGAACTGGTATCCGGGCAACGCGGAGGGCGTCGGCGGCATCTACAACTTCGTGACGAAGCGCGGCGCCTGCCGCGGCCGCAACTCCAAGATCTCCTGGACGCAGGTGGAGACCGGTTCCGCCATCACCTGGAAGTACCCGAGCTGCATCCTGCAGGGCGACAATTCGGTGGGCGAGTTCTATTCGGTCGCTATCACCAACAACTTCCAGCAGGCCGACACCGGCACCAAGATGATCCACATCGGCAAGAACACCCGCTCGACCATCGTGTCGAAGGGCATCTCCGCCGGGCGGGCGCAGCAGACCTACCGCGGGCTGGTCAAGATCCTGCCGAAGGCCGAGGGCGCGCGCAACCACACCCAGTGCGACAGCCTGCTGATCGGCGACCAGTGCGGCGCCCACACGGTGCCCTACATCGAGAACCGCAACCGCACCGCCCGCGTCGAGCACGAGGCGACGACCGCCAAGATCAGCGAAGACCAGCTCTTCTACTGCCGCCAGCGCGGCCTGTCGGAAGAGGACGCCGTGTCGCTGATCGTCAACGGCTTCTGCAAGGAAGTGCTGAAGGAGCTGCCCATGGAGTTCGCCGTGGAAGCCCAGAAGCTCGTCGGCATCAGCCTCGAAGGCAGCGTTGGCTGA
- a CDS encoding SUF system Fe-S cluster assembly regulator: MIRLSKLTDYAIVVMSEMARHVGTVHTVSHLAERTGVPSPTVAKLMKTLTPAGLTTSHRGAAGGYALSRAAHAISIAEIITALDGPIALTACVEGGDSQCGVQRLCPMRGGWEKVNSAIRGALEQVTLADMMGPPAWAEGPPGPLDSIGAGPSPARRAAV, encoded by the coding sequence ATGATCCGGCTGAGCAAGCTGACCGACTACGCCATCGTCGTGATGAGCGAAATGGCGCGCCATGTGGGCACGGTTCACACCGTCTCCCATCTGGCGGAGCGCACGGGCGTGCCCTCCCCCACGGTCGCCAAGCTCATGAAGACGCTGACCCCGGCGGGCCTCACGACCTCGCACCGCGGCGCCGCCGGTGGTTATGCGCTCAGCCGCGCCGCCCATGCAATCTCTATCGCCGAGATCATCACGGCGCTCGACGGCCCGATCGCGCTCACCGCCTGCGTTGAGGGCGGCGACAGCCAGTGCGGCGTGCAGCGCCTGTGCCCGATGCGCGGCGGCTGGGAGAAGGTCAACAGCGCCATCCGCGGCGCGCTCGAACAGGTGACGCTGGCCGACATGATGGGACCGCCCGCCTGGGCGGAGGGCCCACCCGGCCCGCTCGACAGCATTGGAGCCGGCCCCAGCCCGGCACGGCGCGCCGCCGTCTGA
- a CDS encoding phage holin family protein: MSAAEDRSYDPRQDRPIAGLFADLARETTNLARTEIELAKAELTEKAGQAAGGAAYVVAGGLIAFAGVLVLLAAAVLALSKVVEPWLAAVIVGVVVLVIGGVLAMIGKKRLSPENLQPQRTIETLRDDKRWARSQLAR, translated from the coding sequence ATGAGCGCTGCGGAGGACCGTTCCTACGATCCGCGGCAAGACCGACCCATCGCCGGCCTGTTCGCCGATCTGGCACGGGAGACCACCAACCTCGCCCGCACCGAGATCGAATTGGCCAAGGCGGAGCTGACCGAAAAGGCCGGACAGGCGGCGGGCGGCGCAGCCTATGTCGTCGCCGGCGGCCTGATCGCCTTCGCCGGCGTCCTGGTCCTGCTGGCCGCGGCGGTGCTGGCCCTGTCGAAGGTGGTCGAGCCCTGGCTGGCCGCCGTCATTGTCGGGGTCGTCGTGCTGGTCATCGGCGGCGTGCTGGCGATGATCGGCAAGAAGCGGCTCAGCCCGGAGAATCTCCAGCCGCAACGCACCATTGAGACGCTGCGTGACGACAAACGCTGGGCCCGCTCCCAGCTCGCCCGATGA